A window of the Lolium perenne isolate Kyuss_39 chromosome 7, Kyuss_2.0, whole genome shotgun sequence genome harbors these coding sequences:
- the LOC127315562 gene encoding LRR receptor-like serine/threonine-protein kinase HSL2, producing the protein MKPFSPYSWFWRSKRSNCDALRYTEQDIVNTHGDDSAMSIIDTGIYGALCRVRLQNTSRALVVKKLQNESGTVDASVDDRCQKEVNLLGGICHGNIISLRDCIRRENFILLVYGHAENGSLHQWLHPLLQLAGEDDRRRPPLDWPARRAIAIGVADGLCYLHHGRINPVVHHNINSTNIVLDTDQKPKIAGFDFARVSLDGPDQPVPVSDLAAGNIFGYTAPEYATLVTAKVDVYSLGVVLLELVTGRVANDAGGDGHLATWARRHCNRLMENAGDFSDVVDTGIPDRSPYLKEMAAMFRLGVDCTVKDPLERPAMPKVLRRLRNCGR; encoded by the exons ATGAAACCATTCTCGCCCTACAGTTGGTTCTGGCGCAGCAAGAGAAGCAATTGCGACGCTTTGCGCTATACCGAGCAAGACATAGTTAACACCCATGGCGACGACAGCGCCATGAGCATCATTGATACTGGCATCTACGGGGCGTTGTGCCGAGTTCGCCTGCAGAACACATCGAGGGCGTTGGTGGTGAAGAAGCTGCAGAACGAGAGCGGAACGGTGGACGCCAGTGTGGACGACCGATGCCAGAAGGAGGTGAACTTGCTGGGCGGCATCTGCCACGGCAACATCATCAGTCTTAGAGACTGCATTCGGAGGGAGAACTTCATCCTGCTCGTCTACGGCCACGCCGAGAACGGCAGCCTCCACCAGTGGCTGCACCCTCTCCTCCAGCTGGCCGGGgaggatgatcggcggcggccccCGCTGGACTGGCCGGCGAGGCGGGCCATCGCTATAGGCGTTGCCGACGGGCTCTGCTACCTCCACCACGGACGCATAAACCCCGTTGTGCACCACAACATCAACTCTACGAACATCGTGCTCGACACTGATCAGAAGCCCAAGATCGCAGGTTTCGATTTTGCGCGGGTCAGCCTTGACGGACCTGACCAACCGGTGCCAGTCTCGGACCTCGCTGCTGGCAATATATTCGGGTACACAGCTCCAG AATATGCGACCCTGGTGACCGCGAAGGTTGATGTATACAGCCTCGGTGTGGTGCTGCTGGAGCTCGTCACCGGGCGGGTGGCCAACGATGCGGGTGGGGATGGCCACTTAGCAACATGGGCACGGAGACATTGCAACCGCCTGATGGAGAACGCTGGAGATTTCAGCGACGTCGTCGACACTGGCATCCCCGATCGATCGCCGTACCTCAAGGAGATGGCGGCTATGTTCAGGCTAGGCGTCGATTGCACCGTCAAGGACCCACTGGAGAGGCCAGCCATGCCCAAGGTTCTCCGCCGCCTCCGCAACTGTGGCCGCTGA